GGGCTTTTTGTTAGGTAAAGAATTTATTAGTCCTTTTTCAGTCTTTTTAGGTGTTTATAGAGACCGAAGGCACGATCCAGTTGCATAGATTCGATAGGACGTTTGCCCTTGATATAGAGATTTCCATTGGTCGCATTCATCAACCCTGTCTTAGAAATGGCATAGCCGGTAATCATGCCACTATAAAGGAATTTTTTCAACTCCTTGACATCTAAAACTCTGCTTGAAGGTTCAAGAACACCATATTCTGCTTCATAAATATCCACTAGTCTTTTAAACTTATAGGCTGTTTTTATGGACATATCTCCGACATTTCCCTTGGCATAATAATGATAGAGATTCTGTGGGCTTAAGTCTGCTGATGCCACCTCTTGACCATTTGGTGAGTAAGGTTGTGATTTAATGAAAGTATTAAGCTTGCCAATATCAATATGGGAGTCGCTAACATTTTCCTTAGGAATAGGGAAGTCATTCCTATCAACAATCTCCCTTCGTCTTATGGTAGCTAATAATTCATAAGGCTCGACTCTAAGCCTTTTAGAAAATTTTTCCAAAGTATCAAGCGATACCGTTCCTGTTTGATTGATCAGATTATAGTTGGTTTGAGCCATACCAGATGAGACTACAAAGGCTGTCATGCGTTCTCTGACTTCCCCCTCAGCCATATCTTCCGTGATTTCCAACTTCTTGCGAATATTGTGCCACAAGTTCTGGGTGACCTGATCAGGATCTCTTGGAAACTCAAAACCCTCATGCTGATTATCTCGAGCTAAGAGCTTCCCAAGTGTAATCTTTTTCCCAGTCACCTTGGCCAGACCGTTAGTAATGGCTACAATCTTTGGAATATTTCCCTTAGGCTTGTTCATGAAAAGCATCCGAAGGCTTCCTGACGGAATCCTCGTAGCTTCTGAAAGCTCTTTGTAACTCTTCTTATCTTTCCAAAATTCCCCCATACGAGCTTTTTCCGCATTTTCCCAGAAAAGCTCCTTAAGGGATTTGGGGGTATTCGGCTCATTCGATAATAGTCGTTTTGACATAATTGTCTCCCTCTAAAATTGCTGTTTAAACTTAGTCCGAGTCTATTATCTCATATTTTTAATAAAAATCAAATCAAACCCTAATGGTATTGATTTTACTATATAAAAAGGATTTAGCTCCGTTTTACACAGAACTAAATCCCTTGAAGAGGATTATATCATAAATTGGTAAATTATAGCCTAAAGCATACCCAACCAAAAGAAAAAACTTAATACGCTAGCCCAATCAAGGCCAGAAGCAAATACTAAAGATTTAATTGTCCTTCCACTCAGTTGACTAAAATAGGCCCATTTTTTTCTGTTTGAAACCAATAAAACAATTGGAAGATATAGACTAGCTCCTAAAAGAGCTGGACAATACTTTTGAACCCCTATTGAAATAGGAAATATAATTATAAAAACTAAACTTAACAGTGCAAACAGTGAGAAAACACTCATAAAAGAAGGTATGACACGAGAAATTCCCTGCATACTTTTTTCAGGTCGTTCCTCATCTCCATAGAAAGAATATCGTAAACCAACATCCACCAAACCGGCGAAGCCAATCATATTATTCAAGCTATTAATAGTCCAACTTGTCTCTAGTAAGTAAGATAATTTTTGTTTCTGATTAAGCTCTTTATTTAAGATTTTATCATAGAATATCATAAGTGCAACAGCCATAAAACCAAGCAAAGCTAAACTAATGACTTTTATTGGAGAGAGTTCTCCAAAGATTGCTCCAATCTTATCAAACGAAATTGTCTTAAAAAGTCTGATTATCTCTACAATAACCAGACTAGCAATAGATAAAAATAGCACAAGTTTGATAAGTCTCTGCCATTTTTTCACGCCATTCAAAATTGTTCTCACAATCTCTTCCTCTTATCCTAACAAAGTTTGTAATATTGGAATAACAAGGATAAATAGAACCGTACTTAGAGTCACCACATTCGTAGAGAATTCCACATCTCCTTTTCCCTGATTAGCAAGGATCGGGAGAACAGCTAAAGCTGGTGTAGCGGATTGAATCATAAAGGTCTTAAATTCTACTGTCGCCATATTTGGTGCAAAGAACTTCAATACAAGAAGCATAATCAGAGGAGCTAGGATAAAGCGTCCAACTAAAGTGACAATTGTATCTTTATCAAAAGTAATAGTTTTCAAGCCTGCCTTTGCAAGAACGATACCAATATAAATCAGAGATAGGGGAGTGACGATATTTCCAACATAGGTTAAGGTATTCGTTGCGAAATCTGGAATAGAGATTCGAAGAATCAAAAATAGTAGAGCCACAAGAAAACCTACAAGCGGAGCTGGTAGCAATTTCTTCCAGTCAAATTTACTTGTCTTCTTGCTTTGACCCGATTTACTGTCGCTCGTCATCAAATACACGCCCAATGTCCAGGTGGAAATCGTGTTGGTGATATAGTAAATTAAGAAATATGGAAGAGCCTGATCCCCAAAAAGAGCAACGTTTAAAGGTAAACCAATAAAAATAGTATTGGCATTCACAAAGGTATTAATCATGGTTCCTCGCCGTCCTGGACGAACCTTGAAAACCACAACTGCAATATAAGCTACGATATAGCCCAAGATAAAGGCCACAAATGTATAAAGGAGACCGCCAGAAAGACTGATTAGCTTATCTAGTGTTAGGTATTTCATCACCGACACAAAGATTGACGCTGGCAAGGCTACATTCATGATCAAACGAGACAGGTTAGGTCCAAAGTCATCTCCAAACCATCCCTTCACCTGAAGAATATACCCCAAAACAATAATAGCGATAATCGGAATGATACTCGTAATCGAGGTTAAAAAGAGTGACATAGGTATCCTTTCTAAATTACTTAAGTCCACAGCCCATACAAATCTGTCGCTAGCGAAGGATAGACAGCAGCAATGAATTATTTATACTCTGGATACCACTTCAAATCACGAACTGCTTTGGCCATATCTGTTTCCTTAGCACGCGCAAGACCTTGCTCTTGTGCTTTTTTAGCGACTGCTTCTGCTACTTTAATAGAAACATCTGCTACATACTTGAATGGTGGCAAGACAGGAGCTCCTGGTTGGCCTGGATTGACAATACCACTCAATGAATGAGCCGCAGCTCCAATCATTTCATCAGTCAAAAGACTTGCTTCAGAAGCCAGCATACCTAGACCAAGACCTGGGTAAATCAAGGCATTATTGGCTTGACCAATCACATAGTCGACACCTTTATAAGAAACTGTATCAGCAGGAATTCCTGTTGCTACAAAAGCTTTGCCATCTGACCATTCAATCAAATCTTTGGCACTAGCTTCTGCTAGTTTGGTTGGATTTGACAAAGGGAAGATCATCGGACGATCTGTATTTTCACACATAGCTTCTACTATTTCTTTAGTGAAGGTATTAGGCTGAGTCGAAGTTCCTACTAGAATGGTTGGCTTCACAGTCTTCACTACTTCAAGCAGGTCAGTCAACTTGTCTGCATTACTAAAGTCAGCACGTTTCTTAGCAAACGGTTTTTGTTCAGGAGTTAGGTCATCCATGTCATCAAAGAGAAGACCTTGTTTATCAACCATAAAGAAACGTTTATAGGCTTCTTCTTCAGAAAGACCTTCACTCACCATTTCACGAAGAACACGAGAGGCAATTCCTGCACCCGCAGTACCACCACCATAGCAGAGATAAACTTGATCTGTTAATTTTTCACCACTAATATCCAGTGAACCAAAGATACCACCTAAGGTAACGATTCCTGTACCTTGAATATCATCATTAAAAGTTGGAATTTGTTTCCGGTATTTTTCAAGAATATTGGCAGCATTCAAGCGGCCGAAGTCTTCCCAGTGAAGGTAGAGTTTAGGAAAGAGACGTTCTGCTGTTTGAACAAATTGGTCAATGAAGTCGTAGTAACGATCTCCGCGAACCCGTTCGTGACGATTACCTAAGTAATTAGGATTGTTACGAAGTTCTTCACGGTTAGTCCCTGCATCAATAACTAAAGGAAGGACCATAGAAGGATCGATTCCAGCAGCACCCGTATAGACCATCAATTTCCCAACAGAAATATCGACACCATTTGTTCCCCAGTCACCGATTCCAAGGATTCCTTCTGCATCTGTTACAACAATGAGGCGAATCTCGCGATCCCCGGCAGCATTTTTCAAAGTGGCTTCAATATTTTCAGGATGATTGATATCAAGATATCCCGCATATTGTGGATCTACAAAGAGGTCACTATAGCCTTCAATGGTATCTGCAATGGTTGGATCGTATACAATTGGATTAAATTCCTCCAAATGTTGAGAAAAGAGGTAATAGAAAAGAGTTCGGTTGGTATTAAAAATTTCCATTAGGAAAAGACGTTTTTCCAAATCATTGGCTTTTGTTTGCATTTGTGCATAAGTTTGCGCCGCTTGTTCTTCAATCGTTTGAACATACGGTGGCAGTAAACCAATAAGGCCTAGTTCCTTTCGCTCCTCTAAGGTAAAGGCAGTACCTTTATTGAGGAAAGGGTTGTTTAAAATATCATGTGCAGTCATAATGCAACCTCCTTTTTACTTATATTATACTACTTAAAATAGTCGTTTTAAAGAACAATGTGCTTTATAGTGTCCACTCATTTCTTTTATGTTATAATGGGCAAAAAGAATTATGACAGAATCAACTATACAACCAGTTATCATCTTTCCTCCAGATACAAATGGACAACCACTTTATCTGTGCCTAACCCTATAACACATTTGTTTTACAGGCTGTATAGTAGCAACAATTGTGATGGTACTAATAGAGACTAGCATATTGAACTAATAAACAACAATATGGATTTTATAGTATACTTTGTATTGTTTAAAAAGTTATTTTTGTCATTTAAAACTTGTATTCTGTTTATATGACAACTAATAATTATCTACAAAAATATATTTCACAAAAAGTGAAATATTTTCGTAAACAAAACAAA
The DNA window shown above is from Streptococcus salivarius and carries:
- a CDS encoding AEC family transporter; translation: MSLFLTSITSIIPIIAIIVLGYILQVKGWFGDDFGPNLSRLIMNVALPASIFVSVMKYLTLDKLISLSGGLLYTFVAFILGYIVAYIAVVVFKVRPGRRGTMINTFVNANTIFIGLPLNVALFGDQALPYFLIYYITNTISTWTLGVYLMTSDSKSGQSKKTSKFDWKKLLPAPLVGFLVALLFLILRISIPDFATNTLTYVGNIVTPLSLIYIGIVLAKAGLKTITFDKDTIVTLVGRFILAPLIMLLVLKFFAPNMATVEFKTFMIQSATPALAVLPILANQGKGDVEFSTNVVTLSTVLFILVIPILQTLLG
- a CDS encoding malolactic enzyme → MTAHDILNNPFLNKGTAFTLEERKELGLIGLLPPYVQTIEEQAAQTYAQMQTKANDLEKRLFLMEIFNTNRTLFYYLFSQHLEEFNPIVYDPTIADTIEGYSDLFVDPQYAGYLDINHPENIEATLKNAAGDREIRLIVVTDAEGILGIGDWGTNGVDISVGKLMVYTGAAGIDPSMVLPLVIDAGTNREELRNNPNYLGNRHERVRGDRYYDFIDQFVQTAERLFPKLYLHWEDFGRLNAANILEKYRKQIPTFNDDIQGTGIVTLGGIFGSLDISGEKLTDQVYLCYGGGTAGAGIASRVLREMVSEGLSEEEAYKRFFMVDKQGLLFDDMDDLTPEQKPFAKKRADFSNADKLTDLLEVVKTVKPTILVGTSTQPNTFTKEIVEAMCENTDRPMIFPLSNPTKLAEASAKDLIEWSDGKAFVATGIPADTVSYKGVDYVIGQANNALIYPGLGLGMLASEASLLTDEMIGAAAHSLSGIVNPGQPGAPVLPPFKYVADVSIKVAEAVAKKAQEQGLARAKETDMAKAVRDLKWYPEYK